The Nocardioides humi genome includes a region encoding these proteins:
- a CDS encoding flavin reductase has protein sequence MTSTTTPPAHDSRHFRDVLGRFPTGVAVVTALDESGTPVGMAVGSFGSVSLDPPLVEFMPARSSSTYPAIARAGRFCVSILGADQEDVCRTMATKGADKFAEIDWHPAPSGAPIIAGALAWIDCTTVQEHEAGDHLIVIGQVEQLSELRPTTPLVFFRGGYGGFSAPSLVAAPERDLIEPIRLAGLARHAMEQLAQEVRAEVIAVGDVAGHTVSLAVADSPGGDYVPTVVGYRTPFVFPVGSVFIAWDEAATDAWLPAAEPARGQGIAALDRVRRRGWAIAIGDVHYDQLERSVSRLFAHDEQASIATAMQRLDGGLFDLELERGATYDVRMLMAPVFGADGGVALGLMLRGFTQHLDSTEILAIADTLTATADEVSRAIGGGAHVPPPSRGGVEEVGRG, from the coding sequence ATGACGAGCACCACCACTCCCCCGGCCCACGACTCACGCCACTTCCGCGACGTGCTCGGCCGGTTCCCCACCGGCGTCGCGGTCGTGACCGCGCTCGACGAGAGCGGCACCCCGGTCGGGATGGCCGTCGGCTCGTTCGGGTCGGTGTCGCTCGACCCTCCGCTGGTCGAGTTCATGCCGGCCCGCAGCTCCAGCACCTACCCCGCGATCGCGCGGGCCGGCCGGTTCTGCGTCAGCATCCTGGGCGCCGACCAGGAGGACGTCTGCCGGACGATGGCGACCAAGGGCGCCGACAAGTTCGCCGAGATCGACTGGCATCCGGCCCCGTCGGGTGCGCCGATCATCGCGGGCGCACTGGCCTGGATCGACTGCACCACCGTGCAGGAGCACGAGGCCGGCGACCACCTGATCGTGATCGGGCAGGTCGAGCAGCTCTCGGAGCTGCGCCCCACCACCCCGCTGGTCTTCTTCCGCGGTGGGTACGGCGGCTTCAGCGCCCCGTCCCTCGTCGCCGCGCCCGAGCGCGACCTGATCGAGCCGATCCGGCTCGCCGGACTGGCCAGGCACGCCATGGAGCAGCTGGCCCAGGAGGTCCGGGCCGAGGTGATCGCGGTCGGCGACGTGGCCGGTCACACGGTCAGCCTCGCCGTCGCCGACAGCCCGGGCGGCGACTACGTGCCGACCGTGGTCGGCTACCGCACCCCCTTCGTGTTCCCGGTCGGCTCGGTCTTCATCGCCTGGGACGAGGCGGCGACCGACGCCTGGCTGCCGGCTGCCGAGCCAGCCCGCGGCCAGGGCATCGCAGCGCTCGACCGGGTCCGCCGGCGGGGCTGGGCGATCGCCATCGGCGACGTTCACTACGACCAGCTGGAGCGCTCGGTGAGCCGGCTGTTCGCCCACGACGAGCAGGCGTCGATCGCGACCGCGATGCAGCGCCTGGACGGCGGACTGTTCGACCTCGAGCTCGAGCGCGGCGCGACGTACGACGTGCGGATGCTGATGGCGCCCGTCTTCGGCGCGGACGGCGGGGTGGCGCTCGGACTGATGCTCCGCGGCTTCACCCAGCACCTCGACAGCACCGAGATCCTGGCGATCGCGGACACCCTGACGGCGACGGCCGACGAGGTGTCCCGCGCCATCGGCGGCGGCGCCCACGTGCCACCGCCGTCGCGGGGCGGCGTGGAGGAGGTCGGTCGTGGCTGA
- a CDS encoding NAD(P)H-dependent flavin oxidoreductase, with product MEATWQQLCARLGTKYPIMQDGMGPSPTTSLATAVSAAGGLGSVSTPGLLTPEAELRKKLRDRMEQVAVNGAGSFAVNVPVGTLESGEMLPASEACIDEAIRVKLAGGPTSDHFRAITTSAGFPGAFTERIKEAGLLHIHKAGSVRHAVKAAEAGVDVVIASGYEMGGHTHLNPVSTMVLAAQAVKELDVPVIVSGGIHDGYGLAAMLAMGAAGVAMGTRFIATEEHEWHHNYKQFIVDAGEWQDMTYPGYYAPSRGLKNKALLEDLPAKKASGVSIDELNQWKEDRGYDAQMEGDVENGIVVAGQVSAAIHDIVPVAVLLERMMDEAIGLLEVTAASLPALKAARA from the coding sequence GTGGAAGCGACCTGGCAGCAGCTGTGCGCCCGTCTGGGGACGAAGTACCCGATCATGCAGGACGGGATGGGGCCGTCGCCGACGACGTCGCTCGCGACGGCGGTCTCCGCCGCCGGCGGCCTCGGATCGGTGTCGACGCCCGGGCTGCTCACGCCCGAGGCGGAGCTGCGCAAGAAGCTGCGTGACCGGATGGAGCAGGTCGCGGTCAACGGCGCCGGCTCCTTCGCCGTCAACGTGCCCGTCGGCACGCTCGAGTCCGGCGAGATGCTCCCGGCCTCCGAGGCGTGCATCGACGAGGCGATCCGGGTGAAGCTGGCGGGCGGCCCGACCAGTGACCACTTCCGGGCGATCACGACCAGCGCGGGCTTCCCGGGCGCGTTCACCGAGCGGATCAAGGAGGCCGGCCTGCTGCACATCCACAAGGCAGGCTCGGTCCGGCACGCGGTCAAGGCCGCCGAGGCCGGCGTCGACGTCGTGATCGCGTCCGGCTACGAGATGGGCGGGCACACCCACCTGAACCCGGTCTCGACCATGGTCCTGGCCGCGCAGGCGGTCAAGGAGCTCGACGTGCCGGTCATCGTCTCCGGCGGCATCCACGACGGCTACGGCCTGGCCGCGATGCTCGCGATGGGTGCGGCCGGGGTGGCGATGGGCACCCGCTTCATCGCCACCGAGGAGCACGAGTGGCACCACAACTACAAGCAGTTCATCGTCGACGCCGGCGAGTGGCAGGACATGACCTACCCCGGCTACTACGCGCCGAGCCGTGGCCTGAAGAACAAGGCCCTCCTCGAGGACCTGCCGGCCAAGAAGGCCTCGGGCGTCAGCATCGACGAGCTCAACCAGTGGAAGGAGGACCGCGGCTACGACGCCCAGATGGAGGGCGATGTCGAGAACGGCATCGTCGTGGCCGGCCAGGTCTCCGCCGCGATCCACGACATCGTCCCCGTGGCGGTGCTGCTCGAGCGGATGATGGACGAGGCGATCGGACTGCTCGAGGTGACCGCGGCCTCGCTGCCGGCGCTGAAGGCCGCCCGGGCCTGA
- a CDS encoding cytochrome P450: MIQPSPTPIEPPGAEPFDHHTPEFAEHWPEVYRAMREGGCPVVHSPRHGGFHAVAGYDDIRRILQEPETFASGRELEFDGQVVGGATVPVTASRLGMMEMDPPRSLDYRRLIAPYFSARTVREYQPRLDHIVDWVLDRVIESGRMDVVGDLGAMLPPLVIVDLLGLPLERWEHYAHALHLGVSHQKGSARAIVAVMQEMRDLVGQWRAAGSGPAGVCTALLEAEVDGAPIDDDLVAELVFMLLTGGVDTTTAQISNVVVHLDGDPDLRRLLLDDPDAIDPVTDELLRLYTPGTGAARTVVAPTEIAGSPLRPGDRVFLGIGSGNRDESVFPDAERVDPARANTHRHLAFGYGIHRCVGAYLAKAELVTVTRALLDRMPDFAVDRAGLTHRPTIPLVNGWTTVPVRFTPGPRAADGLATALPSA, encoded by the coding sequence ATGATCCAGCCCTCCCCGACGCCGATCGAGCCTCCGGGCGCCGAGCCCTTCGACCACCACACCCCCGAGTTCGCGGAGCACTGGCCCGAGGTCTACCGGGCGATGCGCGAGGGCGGCTGCCCGGTGGTCCACTCGCCCCGGCACGGCGGCTTCCACGCCGTCGCCGGGTACGACGACATCCGGCGGATCCTGCAGGAGCCGGAGACCTTCGCCTCCGGTCGCGAGCTCGAGTTCGACGGCCAGGTGGTCGGCGGCGCGACGGTTCCCGTCACGGCGTCCCGGCTCGGGATGATGGAGATGGACCCGCCCCGGTCGCTCGACTACCGGCGGCTGATCGCGCCGTACTTCTCCGCCCGGACGGTGCGGGAGTACCAGCCCCGCCTCGACCACATCGTCGACTGGGTCCTCGACCGGGTGATCGAGTCCGGCCGGATGGACGTGGTCGGCGACCTCGGCGCGATGCTGCCGCCGCTGGTGATCGTCGACCTGCTCGGCCTGCCGCTGGAGCGCTGGGAGCACTACGCGCACGCCCTGCACCTCGGCGTGAGCCACCAGAAGGGCTCCGCACGCGCGATCGTCGCCGTCATGCAGGAGATGCGCGACCTCGTCGGGCAGTGGCGCGCAGCCGGCAGCGGGCCGGCCGGCGTCTGCACGGCGCTCCTCGAGGCCGAGGTCGACGGCGCCCCGATCGACGACGACCTGGTCGCCGAGCTGGTCTTCATGCTCCTCACCGGCGGCGTCGACACGACGACCGCCCAGATCAGCAATGTCGTCGTCCACCTCGACGGCGACCCGGACCTGCGCCGCCTGCTCCTCGACGACCCCGACGCGATCGACCCCGTGACCGACGAGCTGCTCCGGCTCTACACCCCCGGCACCGGCGCCGCCCGCACCGTGGTCGCCCCGACCGAGATCGCCGGCAGCCCGCTGCGACCCGGCGACCGGGTCTTCCTCGGGATCGGCTCCGGCAACCGCGACGAGAGCGTCTTCCCTGACGCCGAGCGGGTCGACCCGGCCCGCGCCAACACCCACAGGCACCTGGCGTTCGGGTACGGCATCCACCGCTGCGTCGGCGCCTACCTCGCGAAGGCCGAGCTGGTCACGGTCACTCGTGCGCTGCTCGACCGGATGCCCGACTTCGCCGTCGACCGCGCCGGCCTCACGCATCGTCCGACCATCCCGCTGGTCAACGGCTGGACCACGGTGCCGGTCCGCTTCACCCCCGGCCCCCGGGCGGCCGACGGACTGGCCACGGCCCTCCCGTCGGCCTAG
- a CDS encoding cytochrome P450 has translation MTAEMFDHTTQAHAARWREIYADARRDQPVIRSERHGGYYVLTRHADVTAALRNHQAFSSERSWHEDGTDRGLGVAIPHQPVRVGILEMDPPEHLKYRRLLTPWFTRQAIERGRERIGQIATWAIDRVIEKGECDIVADLAGPFQAIVILDLLGIPLERWAAYADVAERMVRQTEDRAEGALWMREDVRAEVERQRREPLSGLIAGLNEAVVDGERLSVDWATELANMLLLGGEGTTIATIAHMLQHLHEHPGDRARVAADPALLPTAVDEMMRFHAPSPGLARTVVQEVEVGGHRFVPGDRVLLSYASANYDEAVFPDAGVADVTRSPNPHLAFGGGVHRCPGALLAAANAEMFLGEVLRRTPEYAITGQHAYERIPLTNGFYSMTMTYPPGPREGTDLGDLPQLTAPRVRPAD, from the coding sequence ATGACAGCCGAGATGTTCGACCACACCACGCAGGCCCATGCCGCGCGCTGGCGCGAGATCTACGCCGACGCTCGACGGGACCAGCCGGTGATCCGCTCCGAGCGGCACGGCGGCTACTACGTGCTGACCCGCCACGCCGACGTCACGGCCGCGCTGCGCAACCACCAGGCGTTCTCCTCCGAGCGCTCCTGGCACGAGGACGGCACCGACCGCGGCCTCGGCGTGGCCATCCCGCACCAGCCGGTCCGCGTCGGCATCTTGGAGATGGACCCACCCGAGCACCTCAAGTACCGCCGGCTGCTGACTCCGTGGTTCACCCGCCAGGCGATCGAGCGCGGCCGGGAGCGGATCGGCCAGATCGCGACCTGGGCCATCGATCGCGTCATCGAGAAGGGCGAGTGCGACATCGTCGCCGACCTCGCCGGCCCGTTCCAGGCGATCGTGATCCTCGACCTGCTCGGCATCCCGCTCGAGCGATGGGCGGCGTACGCCGACGTCGCGGAGCGGATGGTGCGCCAGACCGAGGACCGGGCCGAGGGCGCGCTGTGGATGCGCGAGGACGTCCGCGCCGAGGTGGAGCGACAGCGCCGGGAGCCCCTGTCCGGCCTGATCGCCGGGCTCAACGAGGCCGTCGTCGACGGTGAGCGACTGAGCGTGGACTGGGCGACCGAGCTGGCCAACATGCTGCTGCTCGGCGGCGAGGGCACCACGATCGCCACCATCGCGCACATGCTGCAGCACCTCCACGAGCACCCCGGGGACCGCGCCCGGGTGGCCGCCGACCCGGCCCTGCTGCCCACGGCGGTCGACGAGATGATGCGCTTCCACGCGCCCTCGCCCGGCCTGGCGCGCACCGTCGTCCAGGAGGTCGAGGTGGGCGGACACCGCTTCGTGCCGGGCGACCGGGTGCTGCTGTCCTATGCGTCGGCCAACTACGACGAGGCCGTGTTCCCCGACGCCGGCGTCGCGGACGTGACCCGCTCCCCCAACCCGCACCTCGCGTTCGGCGGCGGCGTCCACCGGTGCCCGGGCGCGCTGCTCGCCGCCGCGAACGCCGAGATGTTCCTCGGTGAGGTGCTGCGCCGGACCCCGGAGTACGCCATCACGGGCCAGCACGCCTACGAGCGGATCCCGCTCACCAACGGCTTCTACTCCATGACCATGACCTACCCACCGGGTCCGCGCGAAGGCACCGACCTCGGCGATCTGCCGCAGCTCACCGCGCCGCGCGTGCGCCCCGCGGACTGA
- a CDS encoding glucose 1-dehydrogenase, with protein sequence MESLDGRVAVVTGASRGIGLGIARRLHERGAAVVLCARSADAVAAAARELDPTGATAIGAAVHVSDEDAAAALLARVREQFGGLDVLVNNAAANPHFGPTAGVDRGRWQKILDVNLWAPLRWTQLAVEAGLGAERPGAVLMVSSNLAQTPGSPSGVYGMSKAALDYLTSQLAVELAPRVRVNGIAPGVVDTSFAAPLVAHGVQVYGSWPVPRFGQPEDIAAAAELLVGPGGSWITGQVLTVDGGALLGGDEFSALDRASGRTPDRQETAR encoded by the coding sequence ATGGAGTCGCTGGACGGACGGGTCGCGGTGGTCACCGGAGCCTCCCGCGGGATCGGGCTGGGCATCGCCCGCCGCCTCCACGAGCGCGGCGCCGCTGTCGTGCTGTGCGCGCGGTCGGCGGACGCCGTCGCGGCCGCGGCCCGCGAGCTCGACCCGACCGGCGCCACGGCGATCGGCGCGGCGGTGCACGTCTCCGACGAGGACGCCGCGGCCGCGCTCCTCGCGCGGGTGCGCGAGCAGTTCGGCGGTCTCGACGTGCTGGTCAACAACGCCGCCGCCAACCCGCACTTCGGCCCGACGGCCGGCGTCGACCGCGGCCGGTGGCAGAAGATCCTCGACGTCAACCTCTGGGCGCCGTTGCGCTGGACCCAGCTCGCCGTCGAGGCGGGACTCGGGGCCGAGCGGCCGGGCGCCGTGCTGATGGTGTCGTCGAACCTGGCCCAGACCCCCGGCAGCCCCTCCGGCGTCTACGGCATGAGCAAGGCGGCCCTCGACTACCTCACCTCCCAGCTCGCCGTCGAGCTCGCGCCGCGGGTCCGGGTCAACGGGATCGCCCCCGGCGTCGTCGACACGAGCTTCGCGGCGCCCCTGGTGGCCCACGGCGTCCAGGTGTACGGCAGTTGGCCGGTGCCGCGCTTCGGCCAGCCGGAGGACATCGCCGCCGCCGCGGAGCTGCTCGTGGGCCCGGGCGGCTCGTGGATCACCGGCCAGGTCCTCACCGTCGACGGCGGCGCCCTGCTGGGTGGCGACGAGTTCTCTGCCCTGGACCGCGCGTCCGGCCGCACCCCCGATCGACAGGAGACCGCCCGATGA
- a CDS encoding enoyl-CoA hydratase/isomerase family protein → MSTSLPASRTSVSVHDLGEGIAEVRLDEPDRFNTLEAVLVEDLHAVLGELAARTDVRVVVLTGAGKHFCAGANLHGHGAAPGGDGSRAVPDWMSVQEHIASLVTRLRSLRMPVIAAVQGAATGGGFALALASDIRVCSDDARFNAAFVKIGLSACDVGVSWVLPRLVGASRAFEIMLTGRFVPAEEADRIGLVSRVVPRAELLDAAMEVARAIAEHTPFGVRMTKQVMWSELEIPSQAAGLDLENRTQVAAAYTEDHREAVAAFLEKRPASYRNR, encoded by the coding sequence ATGAGCACGAGCCTGCCGGCCAGCCGGACGTCGGTGTCGGTCCACGACCTCGGGGAGGGCATCGCCGAGGTGCGCCTCGACGAGCCGGACCGGTTCAACACGCTCGAGGCGGTGCTGGTCGAGGACCTGCATGCCGTCCTCGGCGAGCTCGCCGCGCGGACCGACGTCCGGGTCGTGGTGCTCACCGGGGCCGGGAAGCACTTCTGCGCCGGGGCGAACTTGCACGGCCACGGTGCCGCCCCGGGTGGCGACGGCTCACGAGCGGTGCCGGACTGGATGTCCGTGCAGGAGCACATCGCCTCGCTGGTGACCCGGCTCCGGTCGCTGCGGATGCCCGTGATCGCGGCCGTCCAGGGCGCGGCGACCGGCGGCGGCTTCGCGCTGGCCCTCGCCAGCGACATCCGGGTCTGCAGCGACGACGCGCGGTTCAACGCCGCATTCGTCAAGATCGGCCTGTCCGCCTGCGACGTCGGCGTCAGCTGGGTGCTGCCGCGGCTGGTCGGCGCCAGCCGGGCCTTCGAGATCATGCTCACCGGTCGCTTCGTCCCGGCCGAGGAGGCCGACCGGATCGGCCTGGTGTCGCGCGTGGTGCCGCGTGCCGAGCTGCTCGACGCGGCGATGGAGGTCGCCCGTGCGATCGCCGAGCACACGCCGTTCGGCGTGCGGATGACCAAGCAGGTGATGTGGTCGGAGCTGGAGATCCCCAGCCAGGCCGCCGGTCTCGACCTGGAGAACCGCACCCAGGTGGCGGCGGCCTACACCGAGGACCACCGGGAGGCGGTCGCCGCCTTCCTCGAGAAACGGCCGGCGTCGTACCGGAACCGCTGA
- a CDS encoding TIGR03620 family F420-dependent LLM class oxidoreductase has protein sequence MSGFAPGARSVGVWAGHFRLDPAPVADAAAELEQLGYAALWYPGGLRRVFEPAEVLLNATRSLTVATGIASIWVSTAAQAAAAWSGLEERHPGRFVLGLGVSHGPAVERYALGHYDRPLQRMRGYLDELDAAGAPPAGARVLGALGPRMLQLAEERTLGSHPYLVTPDQTGVLRWQLGPDARLLPEQGVVLETDPARARELARAALAPYLALPNYVNSWLRAGFTDADVSDDGSDRLVDALVAWGEPEQIAARVRAHHDAGADHVCVQVLGADPQVPPLAQWRRVAAALEL, from the coding sequence GTGAGCGGTTTCGCCCCCGGCGCCCGATCGGTCGGCGTCTGGGCCGGGCACTTCCGCCTCGACCCGGCGCCGGTCGCCGACGCCGCGGCCGAGCTGGAGCAGCTCGGGTACGCCGCCCTGTGGTATCCCGGCGGCCTGCGCCGGGTCTTCGAGCCCGCCGAGGTGCTGCTCAACGCCACCCGGTCCCTGACCGTCGCGACCGGGATCGCCAGCATCTGGGTGAGCACGGCAGCGCAGGCCGCGGCCGCCTGGTCCGGGCTCGAGGAGCGCCACCCCGGCCGCTTCGTGCTCGGCCTCGGTGTCAGCCACGGCCCCGCGGTCGAGCGCTACGCCCTCGGCCACTACGACCGGCCGCTGCAGCGGATGCGCGGCTACCTCGACGAGCTCGACGCAGCCGGCGCGCCGCCCGCCGGCGCCCGGGTCCTCGGCGCGCTCGGCCCCCGGATGCTGCAACTGGCCGAGGAGCGCACCTTGGGCTCGCACCCCTACCTGGTCACGCCCGACCAGACCGGCGTCCTGCGCTGGCAGCTCGGCCCCGACGCCCGGCTGCTGCCCGAGCAGGGCGTGGTCCTGGAGACCGACCCGGCCCGCGCCCGCGAGCTCGCGCGGGCCGCGCTGGCGCCGTACCTGGCCCTGCCGAACTACGTGAACAGCTGGCTGCGCGCGGGATTCACCGACGCGGACGTCAGCGACGACGGCAGCGACCGCCTGGTCGACGCCCTGGTCGCCTGGGGCGAGCCGGAGCAGATCGCCGCCCGGGTCCGCGCCCACCACGACGCGGGAGCGGACCACGTCTGCGTCCAGGTCCTCGGGGCCGACCCGCAGGTCCCACCGCTCGCGCAGTGGCGCCGGGTGGCCGCGGCGCTCGAGCTCTGA
- a CDS encoding NADPH-dependent FMN reductase, translating into MSAAPDPRPLVVGIGGTMRAASSSETGLRAALAAAEAAGARTLCLSAHDITIPFYEQHTTRTAQAARLVDALRAADGVIVASPGYHGSISGLVKNALDYAEDLAGDPRPYLDGLPVGCISVAYGNQAAVAVLDQLRTVAHALRGFPTPYGAAVVARRGIFHEGRCIDPDVLGQFAMVGTQVAGFAARTRDHATFEPVA; encoded by the coding sequence ATGTCAGCTGCCCCAGACCCGCGTCCCCTGGTCGTCGGCATCGGCGGCACGATGCGGGCCGCGTCGAGCTCGGAGACCGGCCTGCGCGCCGCCCTCGCCGCGGCCGAGGCCGCCGGCGCCCGCACGCTCTGCCTGTCCGCGCACGACATCACCATCCCGTTCTACGAGCAGCACACGACCCGGACGGCCCAGGCCGCCCGGCTGGTCGACGCGCTGCGCGCCGCCGACGGCGTCATCGTCGCCAGTCCCGGCTACCACGGCTCGATCTCGGGCCTGGTCAAGAACGCGCTGGACTACGCCGAGGACCTCGCCGGCGACCCGCGGCCCTATCTCGACGGCCTCCCGGTGGGCTGCATCTCGGTGGCCTACGGCAACCAGGCCGCCGTGGCCGTGCTCGACCAGCTGCGCACCGTCGCGCACGCGCTGCGCGGGTTCCCGACGCCGTACGGCGCCGCCGTGGTGGCCCGACGCGGCATCTTCCACGAGGGCCGGTGCATCGACCCCGACGTGCTCGGCCAGTTCGCCATGGTCGGCACCCAGGTCGCCGGCTTCGCGGCACGCACCCGCGACCACGCGACCTTCGAGCCGGTCGCGTGA
- a CDS encoding multidrug effflux MFS transporter gives MTAAETPLTGLTTPAGHRTAPVLAVVATLMALAPFSMDMYLPALPRMAADLGTTPSHVQLSLTGMLVGLAVGQLLVGPLADVVGRRTPVLVGLSCHVGASLLCYLAADATVLAGVRVLQGLSCAAVTVVSMATVRDLFAGGDYARVMSRMFLVIGVAPVIAPAAGGIVIAHADWPNVFLVLAALGVALLALALMAFPETLPTSRRAPAGLTATRASYGELLRDRGYLSLILVGGLMFSTLFCYVSGASFLFQDRFGLSEQQSGLMFAANAVGLTVLAQLNPRLIRAFGPARVLIVATSAGVLSAGTLLVLLSADAPFGWVVAALGVSVAGYGLSMPNSQALALARQGHRAGTAAALMGFTQFVIGSAVAPAVGLGGADGVAMAVVMLAATAGAAILMWAVVRRDEGTMAVR, from the coding sequence ATGACCGCCGCCGAGACCCCGCTCACCGGACTCACCACGCCGGCGGGGCACCGTACGGCCCCGGTGCTGGCCGTGGTCGCCACCTTGATGGCACTGGCGCCGTTCAGCATGGACATGTACCTGCCGGCCCTGCCGCGGATGGCAGCCGACCTGGGCACCACCCCCTCGCACGTGCAGCTCTCGCTCACCGGGATGCTCGTCGGACTGGCGGTCGGACAGCTGCTGGTGGGTCCGCTCGCCGACGTCGTGGGGCGGCGCACGCCCGTCCTGGTCGGCCTGAGCTGTCACGTCGGCGCCTCCCTGCTCTGCTACCTGGCCGCCGACGCGACCGTGCTCGCCGGCGTCCGCGTGCTCCAGGGGCTGTCCTGCGCGGCCGTGACGGTGGTGTCGATGGCGACCGTGCGCGACCTGTTCGCCGGTGGCGACTACGCCCGGGTGATGTCGCGGATGTTCCTCGTCATCGGCGTCGCCCCCGTCATCGCGCCCGCGGCCGGCGGGATCGTGATCGCGCACGCGGACTGGCCGAACGTCTTCCTGGTGCTCGCCGCGCTCGGCGTGGCCCTGCTCGCCCTCGCGCTGATGGCCTTCCCCGAGACGCTGCCCACGTCGCGGCGGGCGCCGGCGGGACTGACCGCCACCCGCGCGTCGTACGGCGAGCTGTTGCGCGACCGCGGCTACCTGAGCCTGATCCTGGTCGGCGGGCTGATGTTCAGCACGCTGTTCTGCTACGTCAGCGGCGCCTCCTTCCTGTTCCAGGACCGCTTCGGCCTGAGCGAGCAGCAGTCCGGGCTGATGTTCGCGGCCAACGCCGTCGGGCTGACCGTGCTCGCCCAGCTCAACCCGCGGCTGATCCGGGCCTTCGGACCGGCCCGGGTCCTCATCGTGGCCACGAGCGCGGGCGTGCTCAGCGCCGGCACCCTGCTCGTCCTGCTGTCGGCCGACGCCCCCTTCGGCTGGGTGGTCGCCGCGCTCGGCGTCTCCGTCGCCGGCTACGGACTGAGCATGCCCAACAGCCAGGCCCTGGCCCTGGCCCGCCAGGGCCACCGAGCGGGGACCGCCGCCGCGCTGATGGGGTTCACCCAGTTCGTCATCGGCAGCGCGGTCGCGCCGGCGGTCGGCCTCGGCGGGGCCGACGGTGTCGCGATGGCCGTGGTGATGCTCGCCGCCACGGCAGGCGCCGCCATCTTGATGTGGGCCGTCGTACGGCGCGACGAGGGCACCATGGCGGTGCGCTGA
- a CDS encoding TetR/AcrR family transcriptional regulator — protein MARPKVPLISRRKALEAALEIADTEGLNALSIRRLGEALNVNGASLYHHFRNKEEILVGVTHLALADVAAPRTEGESWRVWLPLNAYRTREALVSHPELIPIMLRRAPLGIGSAEVEASVTRLQDEGVPLPMIVPLMESLELLAISSALQEVGNAGGAADEESGQSETPALDAALKARGMSSTELFEVMANSMISIVEGAVQLKETRRASKRRKS, from the coding sequence ATGGCACGACCGAAGGTCCCGCTGATCTCGCGCCGCAAGGCGCTCGAGGCTGCGCTCGAGATCGCTGACACCGAGGGGCTGAACGCGTTGAGCATCCGGCGCCTCGGCGAGGCGCTGAACGTCAACGGCGCCTCGCTGTACCACCACTTCCGCAACAAGGAGGAGATCCTCGTCGGCGTCACGCACCTCGCGCTCGCCGACGTGGCCGCCCCGCGGACGGAGGGCGAGAGCTGGCGGGTCTGGCTGCCGCTGAACGCCTATCGCACTCGTGAGGCGCTGGTCTCCCATCCCGAGCTGATCCCGATCATGCTGCGGCGCGCGCCCCTGGGCATCGGCTCGGCGGAGGTCGAGGCGAGCGTGACCCGCCTGCAGGACGAGGGCGTCCCGCTGCCGATGATCGTGCCGCTCATGGAGAGCCTCGAGCTGCTGGCCATCAGCAGCGCCCTGCAGGAGGTCGGCAACGCCGGCGGGGCCGCCGACGAGGAGTCCGGTCAGTCGGAGACGCCTGCGCTGGACGCGGCCCTGAAGGCGCGTGGCATGTCGTCCACGGAGCTGTTCGAGGTGATGGCCAACTCGATGATCTCGATCGTCGAGGGAGCGGTGCAGCTCAAGGAGACCCGCCGCGCCTCCAAGCGGCGCAAGTCCTGA
- a CDS encoding VOC family protein → MIHHLAITPKDFDVSHKFYTEVMGFELVKIVKRQAMGGAKAGWTKHVFYETAPGSGSYFVLWDLHLNGVELADDWDPSISVGLGLPWWINHIAFEVKDLDELETKKQHWLASGQKVSEVVHEFITSIYTKDPDGNMVEFTTNTRPLTEEDKVEALELLANDNPATDPDYPGVIYLPDGRIIEAPSSE, encoded by the coding sequence GTGATTCACCACCTCGCCATCACGCCGAAGGACTTCGACGTGTCGCACAAGTTCTATACCGAGGTCATGGGCTTCGAGCTCGTCAAGATCGTCAAGCGCCAGGCCATGGGCGGCGCCAAGGCAGGCTGGACCAAGCACGTCTTCTACGAGACCGCGCCCGGTTCCGGCTCGTACTTCGTGCTCTGGGACCTGCACCTCAACGGCGTCGAGCTGGCCGACGACTGGGATCCGTCCATCTCCGTGGGCCTGGGCCTGCCGTGGTGGATCAACCACATCGCGTTCGAGGTCAAGGATCTCGACGAGCTCGAGACCAAGAAGCAGCACTGGCTCGCGTCCGGCCAGAAGGTCAGCGAGGTCGTGCACGAGTTCATCACCTCGATCTACACCAAGGACCCCGACGGCAACATGGTCGAGTTCACCACCAACACCCGTCCCCTCACCGAGGAGGACAAGGTCGAGGCGCTCGAGCTGCTGGCCAACGACAACCCGGCCACCGACCCCGACTACCCGGGCGTCATCTACCTCCCCGACGGCCGGATCATCGAGGCTCCCTCCTCGGAGTGA